A portion of the Ostreibacterium oceani genome contains these proteins:
- a CDS encoding ATP-binding cassette domain-containing protein codes for MPDAPILACQQWALGYDAPTVLSGINWQLAAQSIVALVGQNGVGKSSFLKSIMGLMPAVQGDCYFQGQSLAKRKTVDIARLDIAYVPQDNAVFNQLTVAEHFALVNQLPIEVNLQHFPQLQRAPQKLAGKLSGGQRQQLAIAFALASSPLLLLLDEPSANIQPSIVEQLTETLSDIHQQTGLAIILAEQNLSMISQLANTAYLIEPERFIETPIPIDTTDPKQLSEALSSLSSLSTLSALSDLAGHQTGLTNPAKRG; via the coding sequence ATGCCTGACGCACCGATTTTAGCCTGTCAGCAGTGGGCGTTAGGCTATGATGCGCCAACGGTTTTGAGCGGAATTAACTGGCAGTTAGCCGCGCAGTCGATTGTCGCGTTGGTCGGGCAGAATGGTGTTGGAAAATCCAGTTTTTTAAAATCTATCATGGGGCTAATGCCCGCAGTGCAGGGCGATTGTTATTTCCAAGGACAATCGCTTGCAAAACGGAAAACCGTCGATATTGCGCGTCTGGATATTGCCTATGTGCCACAGGATAACGCGGTTTTCAATCAGTTAACCGTGGCGGAGCATTTTGCCTTGGTAAACCAATTACCGATCGAGGTGAATTTGCAGCATTTTCCGCAGCTACAGCGTGCACCCCAAAAACTGGCTGGGAAGTTATCGGGCGGGCAACGCCAGCAACTTGCGATTGCCTTTGCCTTGGCGAGTTCGCCTTTGCTATTATTGCTCGATGAACCCAGTGCAAATATCCAGCCCTCGATTGTCGAACAGTTAACCGAGACGCTATCTGATATTCACCAACAAACGGGGCTGGCGATTATTTTAGCCGAACAAAATCTATCGATGATTTCACAGTTGGCAAACACTGCGTACTTGATTGAACCTGAGCGTTTTATTGAAACCCCGATACCTATCGACACAACCGACCCTAAACAACTATCCGAGGCGTTATCGTCATTGTCTTCGCTGTCTACGTTGTCTGCGTTGTCGGACTTGGCAGGACATCAAACGGGATTAACCAATCCAGCGAAGCGAGGTTAA
- a CDS encoding branched-chain amino acid ABC transporter permease, producing the protein MIVVLDILYSVLVLMMVVQGLAIIFGLLRVINLAHGELMMLGAYSLWLLSQTPVPFVFSLLITAVGMAAVGGVMYYLVIKRIRHRLLDTILATWGVSIVLQQLIRLCFGSGSQHLEAPTTQLILLFGHDYPLYRLIVMGLSLLSLAGLYVLFFGTRFGVKARAVISNPTLATAAGLPAEKLYLISFMIGGMMAGVAGAVIAPTMSISPLMGGDYLVPAFLSVLIGGLGSIISALSGAAVIAGSQSLLTVLFDPVIAQLGMLGLAIALLKWFPSGLFK; encoded by the coding sequence ATGATTGTAGTGCTAGATATCCTCTATAGCGTATTGGTGTTGATGATGGTTGTGCAAGGGCTTGCGATTATTTTTGGCTTGCTACGGGTGATTAATTTGGCGCATGGTGAACTGATGATGCTAGGTGCTTACAGCCTTTGGTTACTGTCGCAAACGCCTGTACCATTTGTGTTTTCTTTGCTGATTACCGCCGTTGGTATGGCAGCTGTTGGTGGCGTGATGTACTACTTGGTGATTAAGCGTATCCGCCATCGGTTATTGGACACGATTTTGGCAACGTGGGGCGTTTCTATTGTGTTGCAACAGTTGATTCGTCTGTGTTTTGGCTCAGGCAGCCAACACCTAGAAGCGCCGACTACGCAGTTGATTTTGCTATTTGGGCACGATTATCCGCTCTATCGCTTAATCGTGATGGGGCTAAGTCTATTGAGCTTGGCGGGGCTGTATGTGTTGTTTTTTGGTACGCGTTTTGGGGTAAAAGCGCGTGCAGTGATTAGCAACCCAACCCTTGCCACTGCCGCAGGACTGCCTGCGGAAAAGCTGTATTTGATTAGTTTTATGATTGGCGGCATGATGGCCGGTGTGGCTGGCGCAGTTATCGCACCAACCATGAGTATTTCGCCATTGATGGGTGGGGATTATTTGGTACCAGCGTTTTTGTCGGTGTTAATTGGCGGTTTGGGTAGTATTATCTCGGCGTTGAGTGGCGCAGCGGTGATTGCAGGTAGTCAATCGTTACTCACGGTGTTATTTGATCCCGTGATTGCACAACTGGGCATGCTGGGTCTTGCCATTGCGTTATTAAAATGGTTTCCTAGCGGGTTGTTTAAATGA
- a CDS encoding branched-chain amino acid ABC transporter permease has product MIRWRQDNQGKLISLALWLLLLLLPIGMSGYSLSQFSIYFCYGIFAMSLAFLWGQVGLLCLGQAIFFGVGAYSMSLATLGMLPTLSTLSMLTGNHELMVTTAGGEMTRQWLGIGLAVLLPMFIALCMAWLLFNGNTLDGAFLGLVTLALAVIAERLFGQWSFVGGSNGLFNIPPLLWQGNWLSETSVYFVTLGVAFVIWVGLVGLQKSPLGLIVRAVRDNEHRSSHLGIHTVKVKTLSLVLSAGIAGLAGALFVTQFYFVSPDLVGFRLSTEVLIWVAVAGRLSCSAAFFGAISVRLLEGYLGDVFGDYWLLLLGLLFILVVMYLPKGLLGKWLD; this is encoded by the coding sequence ATGATACGGTGGCGACAAGACAATCAGGGTAAATTAATCAGCTTGGCCCTATGGTTGCTGTTGTTGTTATTGCCGATAGGGATGAGTGGCTATAGTTTATCGCAGTTTTCGATTTATTTTTGTTATGGGATTTTTGCCATGAGCTTGGCTTTTTTATGGGGTCAAGTTGGGCTGTTATGCTTAGGGCAGGCGATTTTTTTTGGTGTTGGCGCGTATAGCATGAGCTTAGCAACTTTGGGGATGCTACCTACGCTGTCCACGCTATCTATGCTGACGGGTAATCATGAATTAATGGTAACGACAGCAGGGGGCGAAATGACGCGGCAGTGGCTGGGTATTGGCTTGGCTGTGCTGTTGCCGATGTTCATTGCTTTGTGCATGGCGTGGTTGTTGTTTAACGGCAATACGTTAGATGGTGCATTTTTGGGCTTGGTCACCTTGGCATTGGCCGTGATTGCTGAACGCTTATTTGGACAGTGGTCATTTGTGGGTGGCAGTAATGGGTTATTTAACATTCCACCACTACTGTGGCAGGGTAATTGGCTATCAGAAACAAGCGTTTATTTTGTGACGCTAGGGGTTGCGTTTGTGATTTGGGTGGGGTTAGTTGGGCTGCAAAAAAGTCCGCTGGGTCTCATCGTTCGCGCCGTGCGTGACAACGAACACCGCAGCAGCCATTTAGGGATTCATACCGTCAAAGTCAAAACGCTGTCACTGGTATTGAGTGCGGGCATTGCTGGGTTGGCAGGGGCGTTGTTTGTGACGCAATTTTACTTTGTATCACCCGATTTGGTTGGGTTTAGGTTATCCACGGAAGTCTTGATTTGGGTGGCCGTCGCAGGGCGGTTATCGTGTTCGGCCGCTTTTTTTGGGGCTATTAGCGTGCGCCTATTAGAAGGCTACTTGGGTGATGTGTTTGGTGATTACTGGTTGTTGTTGCTGGGTTTGCTGTTCATTCTCGTGGTGATGTATTTGCCCAAAGGGTTGTTGGGCAAATGGTTGGATTGA
- a CDS encoding LysE family translocator: MLESINVAILTGFIATFAFVSLTPGLCMTLALTMGMQIGFKKTLWLMFGELIGVAIVAIASVMSVAVILLNYPQIFMVIKYGGGLYLAYIGINMWLSKGKLALNLNPLEQRSPSRMALMFQGLITAVSNPKGWAFFIALLPPFIDQSKPLYPQLIILIGLIVLIEFASLCLYCEGGKTLRRLLQNTGNVKLINRISGSLMIGVAIWLAFG, from the coding sequence ATGCTAGAATCGATTAATGTCGCCATTTTGACGGGTTTTATCGCTACCTTTGCCTTTGTCTCATTAACACCTGGGCTTTGTATGACTTTGGCGCTAACGATGGGCATGCAGATTGGTTTTAAAAAAACACTGTGGTTAATGTTTGGTGAGTTAATTGGTGTTGCGATTGTCGCGATTGCGTCCGTGATGAGTGTCGCGGTCATCCTGCTAAACTACCCACAAATTTTCATGGTCATCAAATACGGTGGCGGGTTGTATCTGGCCTATATCGGGATTAATATGTGGCTATCCAAGGGTAAACTTGCACTTAACCTAAACCCACTAGAACAGCGAAGCCCTAGCCGAATGGCACTGATGTTTCAAGGATTGATTACCGCTGTTTCAAACCCCAAAGGCTGGGCATTTTTTATTGCCTTATTACCGCCTTTTATCGACCAAAGCAAACCACTATACCCTCAGCTCATCATTTTGATTGGGCTGATTGTGTTGATTGAATTTGCCAGTTTATGCCTGTACTGCGAAGGCGGCAAAACCCTACGCCGCTTATTGCAAAACACAGGCAACGTCAAACTCATTAACCGCATTTCTGGCTCATTAATGATTGGTGTCGCTATTTGGCTGGCTTTTGGTTGA
- a CDS encoding enoyl-ACP reductase FabI: MGFLTNKKILIVGLASNLSIAWGIAKAMKREGAELAFTYQNDKLKSRVVKMAEELGCDTNLIYPCEVTSDDEINAVFAALNQHWDGLDGLVHSVAFAPREALEGNFLDGISRENFAMANDISAYSLVALTKAARPMLEKNQGSVLAMTYLGAVKVIPNYNLMGVAKASLEANVRYLAAALGESGVRVNAISAGPIRTLAASGISGFRKMLEQFEKSAPLRKCVSIDEVGNAAAFLTSDLASGITSEILYVDAGFNTVAMTGLES; encoded by the coding sequence ATGGGTTTTTTAACCAATAAGAAAATTTTAATCGTAGGACTGGCTTCTAACCTGTCTATCGCCTGGGGCATCGCCAAAGCCATGAAACGCGAAGGCGCTGAGTTAGCTTTTACTTATCAAAACGACAAGCTAAAATCCCGCGTCGTCAAAATGGCCGAAGAACTCGGTTGTGACACCAACCTTATTTACCCTTGTGAAGTCACGTCTGATGACGAAATCAATGCCGTTTTCGCCGCATTAAATCAGCATTGGGACGGGTTAGATGGCTTGGTTCACTCGGTTGCATTTGCGCCGCGCGAAGCGCTAGAAGGCAACTTTTTAGACGGCATATCGCGTGAAAACTTCGCCATGGCAAACGACATCAGCGCCTACTCACTAGTCGCGCTCACCAAAGCCGCACGCCCAATGCTAGAAAAAAACCAAGGCTCAGTCCTTGCCATGACTTATTTGGGCGCGGTCAAAGTCATCCCTAACTATAACCTGATGGGCGTTGCCAAAGCCTCATTAGAGGCAAACGTACGCTATTTAGCGGCGGCACTTGGCGAATCTGGTGTGCGCGTCAACGCCATCTCAGCAGGTCCCATTCGCACACTCGCGGCATCGGGTATCTCGGGATTTAGAAAAATGCTAGAACAATTCGAGAAATCCGCGCCGTTACGCAAATGCGTCTCGATTGACGAAGTTGGCAATGCGGCGGCATTCCTAACCTCAGACCTTGCCTCGGGCATCACTAGCGAAATTCTTTATGTGGATGCTGGTTTCAATACGGTTGCCATGACAGGGCTAGAGTCTTAG
- a CDS encoding ABC transporter permease subunit, which produces MGAYFIRRLLLVIPTFIGITFLVFLITRLVPGGPLEELLQQIQLAGADGAGNSQTNSGETLSDEQLAELEQFFGLDQSIPQAYMAWMGKLLQLDFGVSTRFQDPVLTLIKERLPISLFYGIATLVIVYSVCIPLGIVKAIRHNTSFDYVSSILVFIGFAIPGYVIGILLLNTFAYYYDWLPLGGFVSDEFETLGFWGKVNDVFRHAVLPLIAYVAGSFAMLTLLMKNSLMENLAKDYMKTAIAKGLSFRQAVFRHALRNSLVPIATGFGGVLSVVLTGSFLIESIFNIDGIGLLGYESVVKRDYPVVMGILVISSLLYLLGNILSDICVALVDPRVKFD; this is translated from the coding sequence ATGGGCGCGTATTTTATTCGACGATTATTATTAGTCATTCCGACTTTTATTGGGATTACTTTTTTGGTGTTTTTAATTACGCGGTTAGTGCCTGGTGGCCCGCTAGAAGAACTCCTGCAACAAATTCAATTGGCGGGCGCTGATGGTGCAGGAAACAGCCAAACGAATAGCGGCGAAACGTTATCTGACGAACAATTAGCAGAATTAGAACAGTTTTTTGGGCTCGACCAGTCCATCCCCCAAGCCTATATGGCGTGGATGGGTAAATTATTACAGCTTGATTTTGGGGTGTCTACGCGCTTTCAAGACCCTGTATTGACTTTAATTAAAGAGCGATTGCCGATTTCGTTGTTTTACGGCATTGCGACGTTGGTGATTGTTTATAGTGTCTGTATTCCATTAGGCATTGTCAAAGCGATTCGGCACAATACGTCATTTGATTATGTGAGCTCGATTTTGGTGTTTATTGGGTTTGCCATTCCAGGCTATGTGATTGGGATTTTGTTACTCAATACCTTTGCTTATTACTATGATTGGTTGCCGCTAGGGGGATTTGTCAGTGATGAATTTGAAACGCTAGGATTTTGGGGGAAAGTCAATGATGTCTTTCGTCATGCTGTTTTGCCGTTGATTGCTTATGTCGCAGGGAGCTTTGCCATGCTGACACTGCTGATGAAAAATTCGCTGATGGAAAATCTCGCCAAAGACTATATGAAAACAGCCATTGCCAAAGGGCTGTCGTTTCGCCAAGCGGTGTTTCGCCACGCGTTGCGTAATTCGTTGGTGCCGATTGCGACAGGGTTTGGCGGGGTGCTGAGTGTGGTGTTGACGGGGTCTTTTTTGATTGAAAGTATTTTTAATATTGATGGCATTGGCTTGTTGGGTTATGAATCGGTGGTCAAGCGCGATTATCCTGTGGTGATGGGGATTTTGGTGATTTCTTCGTTGCTGTATTTGTTAGGTAATATTTTGTCTGACATTTGTGTGGCGCTGGTCGATCCGCGTGTTAAGTTTGACTAG
- a CDS encoding esterase/lipase family protein, translating to MKLNNKKTDLNQSVESQSGEKPTIILIHGIYFHGALMKYMQLKLQQRGYTVLAFSYKSVTQPLAENAKQLVEFVRTNCQPEDVVHFVGHSLGGLLARQAYELAPELFTGRIVTLGTPHQGSAMARVMQTIHKRIIGGAFFQALDGDLPDWQGQVALGSIAGSMPVGPGVLVVRFDETSDGTVALSETQLANQADHLVLPMSHTGLVYSKRAVAQVDYFLRHGKFDHNAVQ from the coding sequence ATGAAATTAAATAACAAAAAAACAGATTTAAACCAGTCAGTGGAAAGCCAGTCAGGGGAAAAACCGACAATTATTCTCATTCATGGGATTTATTTTCATGGCGCATTAATGAAGTACATGCAGCTAAAGCTTCAGCAGCGCGGTTATACGGTATTAGCATTTTCGTACAAATCGGTGACGCAGCCCCTTGCAGAGAATGCCAAACAGCTGGTTGAATTTGTGCGTACGAATTGCCAACCAGAGGATGTCGTGCATTTTGTCGGCCATAGTCTGGGTGGTTTGTTGGCACGGCAGGCATACGAATTAGCCCCTGAGCTATTTACAGGGCGTATTGTGACGCTAGGTACGCCGCATCAAGGTAGCGCAATGGCGCGGGTGATGCAGACAATTCATAAGCGCATCATCGGTGGTGCGTTTTTTCAGGCACTTGATGGCGATTTGCCCGATTGGCAAGGCCAAGTGGCGCTGGGGTCTATTGCTGGCAGCATGCCAGTTGGTCCAGGTGTGTTGGTGGTTAGATTTGATGAGACCAGTGATGGCACGGTGGCTTTGTCTGAGACGCAACTAGCCAATCAAGCCGATCACCTTGTGTTACCCATGTCGCATACGGGATTAGTCTATTCTAAGCGGGCAGTGGCTCAGGTGGATTATTTTTTGAGGCATGGTAAATTTGACCATAACGCAGTACAATAG
- a CDS encoding YebC/PmpR family DNA-binding transcriptional regulator produces MAGHSKWANIKHKKAKEDAKRGKVFTRLIRELTVAARNGGSDPDMNPRLRLAVSKAQAANMPKDTMERAIKRGAGELDGQVLSEIRYEGYGPGGVAVMVDCLSDNRNRTVGEVRHAFSKFGGNLGTDGSVAFQFREVGILSYESADEDAIMEAALEAGAEDVVAEAGAIEVITSLKDYTSVYDAMVAAGFEPDESEITQRADNLSPVVGEDAEKLLKLLDVLEDLDDTQTVSTNADFPEDMA; encoded by the coding sequence ATGGCAGGGCATAGTAAATGGGCAAATATTAAGCACAAAAAAGCAAAAGAAGACGCCAAACGCGGCAAGGTATTTACACGGTTGATTCGTGAGCTGACGGTTGCGGCACGCAATGGTGGCTCTGACCCAGATATGAATCCGCGCCTTCGGCTGGCGGTATCCAAAGCACAAGCAGCCAATATGCCCAAAGATACGATGGAGCGCGCAATCAAACGCGGTGCAGGTGAGCTAGACGGACAAGTCCTTAGTGAAATTCGTTACGAGGGATACGGGCCAGGTGGCGTTGCCGTGATGGTTGATTGCTTATCTGATAACCGCAACCGCACGGTTGGCGAAGTTCGCCATGCGTTTAGTAAATTCGGTGGGAATTTGGGCACGGATGGCTCGGTGGCTTTTCAATTTAGAGAAGTCGGTATTTTATCCTATGAATCAGCCGATGAAGACGCGATTATGGAAGCGGCACTCGAGGCAGGCGCAGAGGATGTCGTTGCAGAAGCGGGTGCCATAGAAGTCATTACTAGTCTCAAAGACTATACCAGTGTCTATGATGCGATGGTTGCGGCGGGGTTTGAGCCCGATGAGTCCGAGATTACCCAACGCGCTGACAATTTGTCGCCGGTTGTTGGCGAAGATGCCGAAAAGTTGCTGAAATTACTGGATGTGTTAGAAGACTTAGATGATACACAGACGGTTTCAACGAATGCCGATTTTCCAGAGGATATGGCGTAA
- the iscX gene encoding Fe-S cluster assembly protein IscX codes for MEITWSDVQLIAEMLYDEHPDVDPQWIRFTDLHAWVCALDGFVDDPEKSNEKILEAIQMAWIEEAEE; via the coding sequence ATGGAAATAACGTGGTCTGATGTGCAATTAATTGCTGAAATGTTATACGATGAACACCCAGATGTCGATCCGCAGTGGATACGATTTACCGATTTGCACGCGTGGGTTTGTGCTTTGGATGGGTTTGTTGATGATCCTGAAAAATCAAATGAAAAAATCCTAGAGGCCATACAAATGGCGTGGATTGAAGAGGCAGAGGAATAA
- the pcnB gene encoding polynucleotide adenylyltransferase PcnB has protein sequence MPKSVTKYTRDQHPISRSQMPKTALKVLYRLKESGFRALLVGGCLRDLLRGKAPKDFDVVTDATPDEIKQLFSNCRLIGRRFRLAHIHYGREIIEVATFRADEKGFTDDQGQVIQHNTFGTIEDDVQRRDFTLNALYYDIEDFSLIDYVGALDDIEAGIIRIIGDANERYQEDPVRMLRGVRFAAKLDMRLAAETERAIADNKDLLQNVPSARLFDETLKLFMSGHALASYEALRLYDLFGVLFPQTDTIFNDFSAPEHARYKKLLKLALKNTDYRLAHNEPVTIGFLYAVILWPVYEQLLTDSLAAETHWHKAMHESIDHVFHQAAMRVGIPMRHKTMVRDIWVMQMRLMADKPTTKKIRGVLAHKRFRAGYDFLTLRMQAGEALESTYELWTQAQIDYPIEKVVYHDDDAPEGVRKKRRRRR, from the coding sequence TTGCCAAAATCAGTGACTAAATATACCCGCGATCAACACCCCATTTCGCGCAGCCAAATGCCGAAAACCGCACTAAAAGTGCTCTATCGGCTCAAGGAATCGGGGTTTCGTGCGCTGTTGGTTGGCGGCTGTTTGCGCGACTTATTGCGCGGCAAAGCCCCCAAAGATTTTGACGTAGTAACCGATGCAACCCCCGATGAGATTAAACAGTTATTTTCTAACTGCCGTTTAATTGGTCGGCGGTTTCGTTTGGCGCATATCCATTATGGACGCGAAATTATCGAAGTTGCGACCTTTCGTGCTGATGAAAAAGGCTTTACAGACGACCAAGGTCAAGTCATCCAGCACAATACCTTTGGCACCATAGAAGACGACGTACAGCGGCGTGATTTCACGCTAAACGCGCTGTATTATGACATCGAAGACTTTAGCTTAATCGATTATGTTGGCGCGTTAGATGATATCGAAGCAGGGATTATTCGTATTATTGGTGATGCCAATGAACGCTACCAAGAGGACCCTGTGCGTATGTTGCGCGGTGTTCGATTTGCTGCCAAGCTTGATATGCGGCTTGCTGCCGAGACGGAGCGTGCGATTGCGGATAACAAAGATTTGTTACAAAACGTGCCCAGTGCAAGACTGTTTGATGAGACATTAAAATTATTCATGAGTGGCCATGCGTTGGCGTCTTATGAAGCGTTACGGTTGTATGATTTATTTGGTGTCTTGTTCCCGCAAACTGACACGATTTTCAATGATTTCTCAGCACCCGAACATGCACGTTACAAAAAATTACTCAAACTGGCGCTGAAAAATACCGATTATCGTTTGGCGCACAACGAACCCGTTACGATTGGATTTTTGTATGCGGTTATTTTATGGCCGGTTTATGAGCAGTTACTTACCGATAGCTTAGCGGCAGAAACGCATTGGCACAAAGCCATGCACGAGAGTATCGACCACGTTTTTCACCAAGCAGCCATGCGCGTTGGTATCCCGATGCGCCACAAAACAATGGTTCGCGATATTTGGGTGATGCAAATGCGCTTGATGGCGGACAAACCGACGACCAAAAAAATCCGTGGCGTGCTGGCGCACAAGCGATTTCGAGCAGGGTATGACTTTTTGACGTTGCGAATGCAAGCAGGCGAAGCGTTAGAATCGACGTATGAGCTGTGGACACAAGCACAGATAGACTATCCCATTGAAAAAGTCGTGTATCATGACGATGATGCGCCAGAGGGCGTGCGTAAAAAACGCAGGAGACGGCGTTGA
- the folK gene encoding 2-amino-4-hydroxy-6-hydroxymethyldihydropteridine diphosphokinase encodes MNGVAAYIALGSNLDNPLQQIETAIAQIAAHPAMQLIKRAKCYRSKPVGPADQPDFINTAVMIETTLSPRDLLQALQAIEQAQHRVKTAHWGPRTIDLDIILYGDTVLTTETLIIPHAQAHLRAFVLQPLLDLDETLTLPRYGRVAALLFALNAQQNTQQDQAQLHEINPHHSKCR; translated from the coding sequence TTGAATGGCGTCGCCGCCTATATTGCTCTGGGGAGCAATCTAGATAATCCGCTGCAACAAATTGAAACGGCGATTGCACAAATCGCCGCGCATCCCGCCATGCAATTAATCAAACGCGCCAAGTGCTATCGCAGCAAACCTGTTGGTCCAGCGGATCAGCCTGATTTTATCAATACAGCGGTGATGATAGAGACCACGTTGTCGCCACGGGATTTATTGCAGGCATTGCAAGCTATCGAACAGGCGCAGCACCGCGTCAAAACAGCGCACTGGGGCCCGAGAACGATTGATTTGGATATTATTTTGTATGGGGATACGGTGTTGACGACTGAGACGCTGATCATTCCGCATGCCCAGGCGCATTTACGCGCGTTTGTGTTGCAGCCGCTGTTAGACCTTGATGAGACGCTGACGTTACCGCGTTATGGTCGTGTGGCAGCGTTACTTTTTGCACTAAATGCACAACAAAATACACAACAAGATCAAGCACAATTACATGAAATAAACCCACACCACAGCAAATGCAGGTAA
- the panB gene encoding 3-methyl-2-oxobutanoate hydroxymethyltransferase encodes MSQPNTIERLRRKKAKQEKFVVITAYDASMARICEAAGVDMILVGDSLGQAVQGHETTVPVTVDDIIYHAKAVTRGSQSVLKMLDMPFMSFYSVSQALANATRLMQAGFAEIVKVEAGAYQVDIIRALSDNGIPVCAHLGLTPQTVHKLGAYRTVGNRTDEAKRLLSEAAALTEAGADLLLLECVPAALAKQITDNSPVPVIGIGAGVDVDGQVLVINDVIGVSAHVPRFAKNFMPEAGSIIGAITAYVDAVKSGQFPEKDT; translated from the coding sequence ATGAGCCAACCAAATACGATTGAACGCCTTAGACGTAAAAAAGCCAAGCAAGAAAAATTTGTAGTCATTACCGCCTACGATGCCAGTATGGCAAGGATTTGCGAAGCCGCTGGCGTGGATATGATTTTAGTTGGCGATTCGTTGGGGCAAGCCGTGCAAGGCCATGAAACCACCGTGCCCGTGACAGTCGATGATATTATTTATCATGCCAAAGCGGTCACCCGTGGGTCGCAGTCGGTGCTTAAAATGCTGGATATGCCGTTTATGAGTTTTTATTCGGTCTCGCAAGCCCTAGCGAATGCAACCCGCTTGATGCAAGCAGGCTTTGCCGAGATTGTCAAAGTCGAAGCAGGTGCTTATCAAGTCGATATTATTCGTGCGCTAAGTGATAATGGTATTCCTGTTTGTGCGCACCTTGGGCTGACACCGCAAACGGTACATAAATTAGGCGCATATCGCACCGTGGGTAACCGCACCGACGAAGCCAAACGCTTACTTAGCGAAGCCGCCGCCTTAACCGAGGCAGGCGCTGACCTGTTGTTACTCGAATGCGTGCCAGCAGCACTTGCCAAACAAATCACCGATAATAGCCCCGTGCCTGTGATTGGTATTGGCGCTGGCGTGGATGTGGATGGGCAAGTATTGGTGATTAATGATGTGATTGGTGTCTCAGCGCATGTGCCACGTTTTGCTAAAAACTTCATGCCAGAAGCGGGCTCGATTATTGGCGCAATTACCGCCTATGTTGACGCGGTGAAATCAGGGCAATTTCCTGAGAAAGATACCTGA
- the panC gene encoding pantoate--beta-alanine ligase — protein MTQPLILRTLTDINQYRQTHLRSGEKLVLVPTMGNLHAGHLALVDKAKTYSDNVVVSIFVNPTQFGPTEDLATYPRTFADDCAKLAARGVSAVFYPEVATIYPHGVTQTLSIDFNDTLTKILCAADRPTHFQGVATVVAKLFQLIRPDVAIFGQKDYQQLAVIRRLVDELFMPIVIDSIAIRREDNGLAMSSRNQYLSDDQRQLAGEIYATLQRIKIAILAGNPAQPIIDAAMAALTTRGIAVEYLAYRDADDLTQSLCETNPPRQCRSILLIAARIGSTRLIDNLFVCDSF, from the coding sequence ATGACGCAGCCACTTATTTTACGCACGCTTACCGACATTAATCAATACCGACAAACGCATTTGCGCTCGGGGGAAAAACTCGTGCTGGTGCCCACGATGGGAAATTTGCACGCAGGACATTTGGCATTGGTTGACAAAGCCAAAACCTACAGCGATAACGTGGTGGTGAGTATTTTTGTCAACCCCACGCAGTTTGGCCCAACAGAGGATTTGGCGACATACCCACGAACTTTTGCTGATGATTGTGCAAAATTAGCAGCGCGGGGCGTGTCGGCTGTTTTTTACCCCGAGGTGGCGACGATTTATCCACATGGAGTGACACAGACGTTATCGATTGATTTTAACGATACGCTGACCAAAATACTGTGTGCAGCAGATCGCCCCACGCATTTCCAAGGGGTGGCAACCGTAGTGGCTAAGCTGTTTCAGCTAATCCGCCCCGATGTGGCGATTTTTGGGCAAAAGGATTATCAGCAATTGGCGGTTATTCGGCGCTTAGTCGATGAGTTATTTATGCCGATTGTGATTGATTCGATTGCGATACGGCGCGAGGATAACGGACTGGCAATGAGTTCGCGTAATCAGTACCTATCCGATGACCAGCGCCAGTTAGCTGGTGAAATTTATGCTACTTTGCAGCGCATCAAGATCGCTATTTTGGCAGGTAACCCCGCGCAACCAATCATCGATGCGGCAATGGCTGCATTGACCACCCGTGGCATCGCGGTGGAGTATTTGGCATACCGCGATGCCGATGATTTGACGCAATCCCTATGCGAAACGAACCCGCCGCGGCAATGCCGTAGCATTCTGCTAATCGCTGCCCGTATCGGCAGCACACGCCTGATTGATAATTTGTTCGTGTGTGACAGTTTTTAG